The following are encoded in a window of Trichomycterus rosablanca isolate fTriRos1 chromosome 13, fTriRos1.hap1, whole genome shotgun sequence genomic DNA:
- the dact1 gene encoding dapper homolog 1 gives MMQTTAALAELFFGRDCSGMRDRKDYESRSRERGEAELERLRTRERLEATLAGLAELDYLKQRQELLVRNALIYRETVGAGEEDNQVCSAGEESYLNHEEKLLEENILLLRKQLNCLRRRDAGLISQLQELDRQISDLRLDTESSLEHLESDSRPSSGFYELSDGTSGSLSNSSNSVFSECLSSCRSTSCLCAPLDTSLCTSEGRLKSADELGVCTECEEQCEDSTSGTVRRSLSAPYSPSLDGAYDSLSKYQCDLIARNGNDVYHYPSPLHAVAVQSPIFLQSTASNFREDMGPSKSGEAFGESQKTEQHLAYENTSWPAQTSLNKKLDSYIFGLLQRRAQPMRTNKPRTSINTDPSKSVLRQGSLCVRPSIAVQNQQWTHELTSNWQTCVHTASASSTDTSKVSPRRATETKGEPLENEAPCSQNQPQSGYLIKNEIDSNSLLKKKMSGTSKGLPLPVATKECQDLGSANAVSSPKLNKHSCYPSIQDSKSSQVVKAGTSKKSSKIQNSVVCSARQEQSAAELLSLGSSSQSQDEGGLMVSAQYNSNQKQSFKLCKGGNKNAKNVKVKNVCSTKHRTHSNELVSEASRDRHRTASRRSRPVEDMVHSYKPSKRTSCKAKRIPASIPEERILEKHTTSTGRSSTHKHHGHHRHPEAVLAKPKYKRNDYHRRLRGIPEVPYEESLKRVHRRHKREMMGHVPAMYLPSNAHMTSPYAYVGSDSEYSAECASVFHSTILDTSEDERSNYTTNCFGDSESSASEADFVAESSSSSDSEGSSGVNWPQYRQTSRDATSAQAKAFVKIRASHNLKKKILRFRSGSLKLMTTV, from the exons ATGATGCAGACCACAGCTGCTCTGGCAGAGCTGTTTTTTGGCCGGGACTGCTCCGGGATGCGGGACAGAAAAGATTACGAGAGTCGCTCCAGGGAGCGGGGGGAAGCTGAACTGGAGCGTCTCAGAACCCGGGAGAGACTGGAGGCCACACTGGCGGGACTGGCAGAACTGGACTATCTGAAACAGAGACAGGAGCTACTGGTCAGAAACGCTCTGATCTATCGGGAGACTGTCGGCGCAGGAGAGGAGGATAATCAAGTTTGTTCTGCAGGGGAGGAAAGCTATCTGAACCATGAGGAAAAACTTTTGGAGGAGAACATTTTGCTGCTGAGGAAACAGCTG AATTGCCTGAGGAGGCGAGATGCTGGTTTGATCAGTCAACTCCAGGAGTTGGACCGACAGATCAGTGACCTGCGACTTGACACAGAGTCCTCCCTAGAGCACCTGGAAAGTGACAGCCGACCCAGTTCAG GTTTTTATGAGTTAAGTGATGGCACTTCAGGCTCTCTTTCAAATTCCTCCAACTCTGTCTTCAGTGAGTGTTTGTCCAGCTGTCGTTCCACCTCCTGCCTGTGTGCCCCCCTAGACACCTCTCTCTGCACATCTGAGGGAAGGCTCAAGTCTGCAG ATGAACTGGGTGTGTGTACAGAATGTGAAGAACAGTGTGAGGACTCAACTTCTGGAACAGTCCGTCGGTCATTGTCTGCTCCCTACTCTCCTTCTTTAGATGGAGCATATGACAGCCTGTCAAAGTACCAATGTGACCTGATAGCTAGGAATGGAAATGATGTGTACCATTATCCTAGCCCTCTCCATGCTGTGGCTGTCCAGAGCCCCATCTTCCTCCAGTCTACGGCTAGTAATTTTAGGGAGGATATGGGTCCATCCAAGTCTGGAGAAGCATTTGGAGAAAGTCAAAAGACTGAGCAGCATCTTGCATATGAAAATACCTCATGGCCTGCTCAAACTTCTCTCAACAAAAAGTTGGACAGTTATATCTTTGGATTGCTTCAGAGGAGAGCACAGCCAATGAGGACCAATAAACCTAGAACAAGTATAAACACAGACCCCTCCAAGAGTGTCTTACGACAAGGTAGCCTCTGTGTGAGGCCTTCCATTGCTGTACAAAATCAGCAATGGACTCATGAACTCACATCCAATTGGCAAACCTGTGTACATACAGCATCAGCTTCGAGCACTGACACCAGTAAAGTTTCACCTCGAAGAGCAACTGAGACCAAGGGGGAACCCTTGGAAAATGAAGCACCCTGTTCTCAAAATCAACCCCAGAGTGGATATCTAATAAAGAATGAAATTGACTCTAATAGcttgttaaagaaaaaaatgtctGGGACCAGTAAAGGACTGCCATTACCTGTTGCTACTAAGGAGTGCCAGGACCTGGGCAGTGCCAATGCAGTCTCATCCCCAAAGCTTAACAAGCATTCCTGTTATCCTTCAATTCAGGATAGTAAATCATCCCAGGTGGTGAAAGCAGGGACTTCTAAGAAAAGCTCTAAGATCCAGAATTCAGTGGTCTGCTCTGCTAGACAGGAGCAGTCTGCTGCAGAGCTACTTAGCTTAGGCTCTTCCTCTCAAAGCCAGGACGAGGGGGGTCTAATGGTTAGTGCACAATATAATTCCAACCAAAAGCAGAGTTTCAAACTTTGCAAAGGTGGCAACAAGAATGCCAAGAATGTCAAGGTGAAAAATGTCTGCAGCACAAAACATAGGACCCATTCCAATGAACTTGTTTCAGAAGCAAGCCGTGACAGGCATCGAACGGCATCCAGGCGTTCCAGACCAGTGGAAGACATGGTTCACTCTTACAAACCCTCGAAGAGGACATCTTGTAAAGCCAAAAGGATCCCAGCATCAATTCCTGAAGAACGGATACTAGAGAAACACACCACATCCACGGGAAGATCATCTACACATAAACACCATGGTCATCACAGGCATCCTGAAGCAGTGCTTGCCAAACCTAAGTACAAGCGCAATGACTACCATCGTAGGCTGCGTGGAATACCAGAGGTGCCTTATGAGGAGTCATTAAAAAGGGTGCATCGCAGACATAAGAGAGAAATGATGGGCCATGTACCAGCCATGTATCTTCCTTCCAATGCACACATGACCAGCCCTTATGCATATGTGGGTAGTGACTCAGAATACTCTGCTGAGTGTGCATCTGTCTTCCACTCTACCATCTTGGACACAAGTGAAGATGAGCGTAGTAATTACACAACCAACTGTTTTGGGGACAGTGAGTCAAGTGCTAGCGAGGCAGACTTTGTAGCAGAAAGCAGTTCTAGCAGTGACTCTGAAGGCAGCAGTGGTGTCAACTGGCCCCAGTACAGACAGACATCCAGAGATGCGACTTCAGCTCAGGCCAAGGCTTTCGTCAAAATCAGAGCTTCACATAACTTGAAAAAGAAGATCCTACGCTTCAGATCAGGCTCTTTAAAGCTTATGACAACAGTGTGA